Proteins encoded by one window of Amaranthus tricolor cultivar Red isolate AtriRed21 chromosome 4, ASM2621246v1, whole genome shotgun sequence:
- the LOC130810272 gene encoding phosphoprotein ECPP44-like has product MADERINETPASVEATDRGLFDFMKKKEDTAEGCKTSEAEVITSGVEKIHVSEPECKKEEKKHGGLLEKLHHDSSSSSSSDEEGDDEEKKKRRKERKEKKKAGLKEKLEEKLHHDHDTNVPIENVHVEENVYSTPPSYPAPDHHHQETEEKKGGLLDKIKEKMPGQHKNHKPDEHDTAAPAAPPTEPCAEGDKEKKGFLDKIKEKIPGFHSKSETEEKKDHD; this is encoded by the exons ATGGCTGATGAAAGGATTAACGAGACACCCGCTTCAGTAGAAGCTACTGATCGTGGATTGTTTGATTTCATGAAGAAAAAGGAGGATACTGCTGAGGGCTGTAAGACATCGGAGGCTGAAGTTATCACCTCTGGTGTCGAGAAAATTCACGTGTCTGAACCCGAGTGTAAGAAAGAGGAAAAGAAACATGGTGGACTCCTTGAGAAACTCCATCATGATAGTTCTAGCTCAAGCTCG TCTGATGAGGAAGGAgacgatgaagaaaaaaagaaaagaagaaaagaaagaaaagagaagaagaaagcGGGCTTGAAGGAGAAGTTGGAAGAGAAATTACATCATGATCATGACACTAATGTACCCATAGAAAATGTCCACGTGGAAGAGAATGTGTACTCTACTCCACCATCGTACCCTGCACCTGATCACCACCACCAAGAGACAGAAGAGAAGAAAGGTGGTTTACTTGAcaaaatcaaagagaaaatGCCAGGTCAGCACAAGAATCACAAGCCCGACGAACATGACACGGCGGCTCCAGCTGCGCCGCCAACCGAGCCGTGCGCCGAAGGAGATAAGGAGAAGAAAGGGTTCTTAGACAAGATCAAAGAGAAGATACCTGGATTTCATTCCAAGAGTGAGACTGAGGAAAAGAAGGATCATGATTAA
- the LOC130810274 gene encoding L-ascorbate oxidase homolog has product MQPLLYLSIASLLLSFVVADDPYRFFNWNVTYGDIYPLGVRQQGILINGQFPGPDIHSVTNDNLIINVFNSLDVPFLLSWNGIQNRRNSFEDGVYGTTCPIPPGKNFTYILQVKDQIGSFYYFPSLGFQKAAGGFGGIRILSRPRIPVPFPDPAGDYTVLIGDWYKANHTDLQATLDAGHKLPPPDGILINGRGSGATINVEQGKTYRLRISNVGLQNSLNFRIQGHKMKVVEVEGTHTLQTTFSSLDVHVGQSYSVLITADQPPRDYYVVASSRFTNPVLTTTGLLRYSNSGGSVQGPIPGGPTIQIDWSLNQARAIRTNLTASGPRPNPQGSYHYGMINTTRTIRLQNSAGQVNGKQRYAVNSVSFIPADTPLKLADYFKIGGVFSVGSIPSNPTGSGIYLATSVMGADYRAFIEIVFENTEDIVQSWHLDGYSFFVVGMDGGTWSAASRNQYNLRDAVFRCTTQVYPNSWTAIYLALDNVGMWNLRSEFWARQYLGQQFYLRVYTPSTSLRDEYPIPKNALTCGRAAGRRTRPIV; this is encoded by the exons ATGCAGCCATTGTTATACTTGAGTATTGCTTCATTGTTATTATCCTTTGTTGTTGCTGATGATCCTTACAGATTCTTTAACTGGAATGTCACTTATGGTGATATTTACCCTTTAGGTGTTCGCCAACAG ggAATTTTGATAAATGGGCAGTTTCCAGGACCAGATATCCACTCAGTTACTAATGATAATCTTATCATCAATGTTTTTAACAGTCTTGATGTTCCTTTCCTTCTTTCATG GAATGGAATTCAGAACAGGAGAAATTCCTTTGAAGATGGTGTATACGGAACAACGTGCCCAATTCCCCCAGGAAAGAACTTCACTTACATTCTCCAAGTCAAAGATCAAATTGGAAGCTTCTATTACTTTCCTTCTCTCGGATTCCAAAAGGCTGCTGGTGGTTTCGGAGGCATCAGGATCCTTAGTAGGCCGAGGATTCCTGTTCCTTTTCCCGATCCTGCCGGTGACTACACTGTTCTTATCGGAGATTGGTACAAGGCTAACCACACT GATTTGCAAGCAACCCTTGATGCCGGACACAAGCTTCCTCCTCCAGACGGAATCCTAATCAATGGTCGTGGAAGTGGTGCCACAATCAATGTAGAACAAG GGAAGACTTACAGGCTTAGGATCTCCAATGTTGGGCTACAGAACTCTCTCAACTTCCGTATTCAAGGCCACAAGATGAAGGTGGTGGAAGTCGAGGGGACCCACACCCTCCAAACTACCTTCTCTTCACTTGATGTCCATGTTGGACAGTCCTACTCGGTGCTCATAACAGCCGATCAACCCCCTAGGGACTACTACGTTGTAGCTTCATCGCGTTTCACCAATCCTGTACTCACTACAACCGGACTCCTCCGTTATTCCAACTCGGGGGGCTCAGTCCAAGGCCCAATCCCTGGCGGTCCCACAATTCAGATTGACTGGTCCCTCAATCAGGCTCGTGCTATCAGGACTAATCTTACCGCAAGTGGGCCAAGGCCTAATCCACAAGGATCTTACCACTATGGTATGATCAATACAACCAGAACTATCAGACTGCAGAATTCTGCTGGACAAGTGAATGGAAAGCAGAGGTATGCCGTTAACAGTGTGTCATTCATCCCTGCTGATACTCCTCTTAAGCTCGcggattactttaagatcggaGGAGTTTTTAGTGTTGGAAGCATCCCCAGCAACCCCACTGGTTCCGGGATCTATCTTGCTACTTCTGTGATGGGTGCTGATTACCGAGCTTTCATCGAGATTGTCTTCGAGAATACTGAGGATATCGTTCAGAGCTGGCATTTGGATGGTTATAGCTTCTTTGTTGTAGG AATGGATGGAGGAACGTGGTCAGCAGCCAGCAGAAATCAGTACAATCTCCGTGATGCAGTTTTTCGTTGTACCACACAG GTGTATCCGAATTCATGGACTGCAATCTATTTGGCTCTGGACAATGTAGGTATGTGGAACTTGAGGTCAGAATTCTGGGCACGCCAATACTTAGGACAACAGTTCTACCTACGAGTGTACACACCATCGACATCCCTAAGGGACGAGTATCCGATTCCCAAGAACGCTCTAACCTGTGGAAGAGCAGCAGGCAGACGCACAAGGCCGATAGTATAA
- the LOC130810273 gene encoding uncharacterized protein LOC130810273 — MSYSIEEINKPKQINRNLHFPSMASPSHGGVETPKKTAVSFWKNAMKRKHNFIQFFAMTGILLISMRSLGQKYRLHDLQEDTAALEDEHRSLTNRMNHIKSSLRHEASLDSSGMFAKRLRLLFGDDQ, encoded by the coding sequence ATGTCTTACTCAATTGAGGAAATTAACAAACCAAAACAGATTAACAGAAACCTCCATTTTCCATCAATGGCCTCTCCTTCACACGGTGGTGTAGAAACTCCGAAGAAAACAGCAGTAAGCTTCTGGAAGAACGCCATGAAAAGGAAGCACAACTTCATCCAATTTTTCGCCATGACTGGAATTCTTCTTATCAGTATGCGTTCTCTAGGTCAAAAGTACCGTCTACATGACCTTCAAGAAGATACTGCTGCACTTGAAGATGAACACCGTTCTCTTACTAATCGTATGAACCACATTAAATCTAGTCTTCGCCATGAAGCTTCTCTCGATTCCTCTGGAATGTTCGCCAAGCGTCTTCGTCTCCTCTTCGGCGATGATCAGTAA